One region of Drosophila teissieri strain GT53w chromosome 2L, Prin_Dtei_1.1, whole genome shotgun sequence genomic DNA includes:
- the LOC122623269 gene encoding serrate RNA effector molecule homolog isoform X2, translated as MADSDDEYDRKRRDKFRGERSDSYRTERRDDRRAVGGSAGARDEWAERNPFRGGASAGGGGARHRPDYSDYRGPGARPRYGSPVRDLPPAKRMRPDWGDGDVRANPRFGGYDPYLMQAWNDHYQSIHSAFSHAGHAPPVRESIGGGGSDILTQPAMLNLKQFLDTQDENISDSEVMRKYTEYKTDFKRQQLNEFFVAHKDEEWFKNKYHPEDSVKRSEEQRGFLQRRTDVFVELLENGIIGSVKVDSSQGDALIRVLDTCVIKLEGGTDEDLKVLDEKPKDLVVYERKTEPMESVKAMEKAINSPKEEKIREEDPLPAVLSPQRKTERSVNSDEENWKDEDADNAASKKELGEHSKETDSKPEDKQLNKKKTKKRKRNSSDDDSSSSESSSSSDEEKLKEKYDVEDGLRAEQKAEAEKDRQEAGKAKREPESSKLEELVGKEIIGPKELDSKINTAENDDTLKSPEISPSPIKRTDNGNGNKVEDEEKPSVDENKVVETETIDLDKVKDGQPRALHRTSSIFLRNLAPSITRAEIEAVCNRFTGYLRVAIADPLVERRWYRRGWITFMRDVNIKEICWGLNNQRLRDCEMGAIVNRDLSRRVRPANGITAHKQVVRSDIKLCAKIALNLDERFRLWAEVPTDDSNSARADESSENGSGSTYGFNSKNPVLQNITDYLIEEASAEEDELLGLTGENKDSDGEAIERDEQLICVLDRLVLYLRIVHSVDYYNHCEYPYEDEMPNRCGIIHARGPAPVRVTNNDVQEYIKTYESKLQQFLTKTVLLSDEEIKNLGAKDAETEVEKFVQANTQELAKDKWLCPLSGKKFKGPEFIRKHIFNKHDEKVDEVRKEVQYFNNYLRDPKRPQLPEHPGTSKRPESESVRGGGGGYRPPMYPPFSAMPYGFGPPMMGGGRGGRNFPPARRPGGFDYRPRSHYRDLDAPQEPY; from the exons ATGGCTGATTCCGACGATGAGTACGACCGCAAGCGACGAGACAAATTCCGCGGAGAGCGCAGCGACAGTTACCGTACGGAACGCCGTGATGACCGTCGCGCGGTGGGCGGCTCTGCCGGTGCACGCGACGAGTGGGCGGAGCG CAATCCCTTCAGGGGCGGAGCTTCCgcaggcggcggaggagcTCGCCACAGACCAGACTATAGCGACTACCGTGGTCCGGGAGCCAGACCACGCTATGGGTCACCCGTCCGTGATCTGCCCCCAGCCAAGCGAATGCGTCCGGACTGGGGCGACGGAGATGTGCGCGCCAATCCACGGTTCGGAG GCTATGATCCGTATTTGATGCAGGCCTGGAACGACCACTACCAGTCTATCCACTCGGCCTTTTCCCACGCCGGCCATGCCCCACCTGTTAGGGAGTCCataggcggcggcggcagcgacaTCCTTACCCAGCCGGCCATGCTCAACCTGAAGCAGTTCCTCGACACCCAGGACGAGAACATTTCTGACTCGGAAGTTATGCGCAAGTACACCGAGTATAAAACAGACTTCAAGCGCCAGCAACTAAACGAGTTTTTCGTGGCCCACAAGGATGAGGAATG gttcaaaaacaaataccaTCCCGAGGACAGTGTTAAACGCAGTGAAGAACAGCGGGGCTTCCTTcag AGGCGTACTGATGTTTTCGTGGAGTTACTTGAGAACGGAATAATAGGAAGTGTGAAGGTAGATTCTTCGCAGGGAGATGCTCTGATTCGTGTATTAGATACGTGCGTTATAAAGCTGGAGGGCGGCACTGACGAGGACCTTAAAGTCCTAGACGAGAAACCCAAGGATCTAGTAGTATATGAACGAAAGACGGAGCCTATGGAGTCCGTCAAGGCGATGGAGAAAGCTATTAACAGTCCCAAAGAGGAGAAGATTAGAGAGGAAGATCCATTGCCAGCGGTCCTGTCGCCACAACGAAAAACTGAGAGGTCTGTTAATTCTGACGAAGAGAACTGGAAGGACGAGGATGCAGATAATGCAGCGTCAAAAAAAGAGTTGGGGGAGCATTCGAAAGAAACCGATTCCAAACCTGAGGACAAACAGTtgaacaagaaaaagacaaaaaaacgCAAACGCAACAGTAGCGATGATGACAGCTCCTCTTCCGAATCCAGTTCTAGCTCAGATGAAGAGAAACTTAAGGAAAAGTATGATGTTGAAGATGGCCTCAGGGCCGAACAAAAAGCCGAGGCGGAAAAGGACAGACAAGAAGCGGGCAAAGCAAAACGGGAACCAGAAAGTTCTAAACTGGAAGAGCTCGTAGGAAAGGAAATTATTGGTCCAAAAGAACTAGACTCAAAAATCAATACTGCTGAGAATGACGATACGCTGAAGTCACCTGAAATTTCTCCGAGTCCGATTAAGAGAACGGATaatggaaatggcaacaaaGTAGAAGATGAAGAGAAGCCCTCTGTTGATGAAAACAAGGTTGTCGAAACCGAAACTATTGATCTAGACAAAGTAAAGGATGGCCAGCCTAGGGCTTTGCATAGGACTTCTTCTATCTTTCTACGAAACTTGGCCCCCTCGATAACCAGAGCAGAGATCGAGGCTGTGTGCAACCGTTTTACCGGCTACTTAAGGGTGGCTATTGCAGACCCCTTGGTAGAACGTCGTTGGTATCGCAGAGGTTGGATAACCTTCATGCGAGACGTCAACATCAAAGAGATTTGCTGGGGACTAAACAATCAGCGACTGAGAGACTGTGAAATGGGAGCCATCGTCAATCGGGACCTCAGCCGACGGGTACGTCCAGCCAATGGTATAACCGCCCACAAACAAGTGGTGCGATCAGACATTAAACTGTGCGCCAAGATCGCTTTAAATCTGGATGAGAGATTTAGACTATGGGCGGAGGTGCCGACAGATGATTCCAATTCCGCCCGAGCGGACGAGTCCTCTGAAAATGGAAGCGGCTCCACGTATGgtttcaattcaaaaaaccCGGTGCTGCAAAACATCACTGATTACCTTATCGAAGAGGCGTCAGCCGAGGAAGATGAGCTTCTTGGCCTTACCGGCGAAAACAAGGACTCTGACGGCGAAGCCATTGAGCGTGACGAGCAGCTTATATGCGTTCTTGACCGCCTTGTACTTTACTTACGTATAGTGCACTCAGTGGACTATTACAACCATTGTGAGTATCCATATGAAGATGAGATGCCAAACCGATGCGGCATTATCCATGCCCGCGGTCCAGCTCCTGTTCGGGTGACAAACAACGACGTGCAAGAGTATATTAAGACATACGAAAGCAAGTTGCAACAGTTTCTTACTAAGACTGTGCTACTGAGTGACGAAGAGATAAAGAACCTTGGCGCAAAGGACGCCGAAACCGAAGTGGAAAAGTTTGTGCAAGCGAACACTCAGGAGCTGGCGAAGGACAAATGGTTATGCCCTCTGTCGGGTAAGAAGTTTAAGGGCCCCGAGTTCATCCGCAAGCACATTTTCAACAAGCACGATGAAAAGGTTGACGAGGTGCGCAAGGAGGTGCAATACTTTAACAACTATCTGCGCGATCCTAAGCGTCCGCAGCTTCCCGAA
- the LOC122623269 gene encoding serrate RNA effector molecule homolog isoform X3: MADSDDEYDRKRRDKFRGERSDSYRTERRDDRRAVGGSAGARDEWAERGGASAGGGGARHRPDYSDYRGPGARPRYGSPVRDLPPAKRMRPDWGDGDVRANPRFGGYDPYLMQAWNDHYQSIHSAFSHAGHAPPVRESIGGGGSDILTQPAMLNLKQFLDTQDENISDSEVMRKYTEYKTDFKRQQLNEFFVAHKDEEWFKNKYHPEDSVKRSEEQRGFLQRRTDVFVELLENGIIGSVKVDSSQGDALIRVLDTCVIKLEGGTDEDLKVLDEKPKDLVVYERKTEPMESVKAMEKAINSPKEEKIREEDPLPAVLSPQRKTERSVNSDEENWKDEDADNAASKKELGEHSKETDSKPEDKQLNKKKTKKRKRNSSDDDSSSSESSSSSDEEKLKEKYDVEDGLRAEQKAEAEKDRQEAGKAKREPESSKLEELVGKEIIGPKELDSKINTAENDDTLKSPEISPSPIKRTDNGNGNKVEDEEKPSVDENKVVETETIDLDKVKDGQPRALHRTSSIFLRNLAPSITRAEIEAVCNRFTGYLRVAIADPLVERRWYRRGWITFMRDVNIKEICWGLNNQRLRDCEMGAIVNRDLSRRVRPANGITAHKQVVRSDIKLCAKIALNLDERFRLWAEVPTDDSNSARADESSENGSGSTYGFNSKNPVLQNITDYLIEEASAEEDELLGLTGENKDSDGEAIERDEQLICVLDRLVLYLRIVHSVDYYNHCEYPYEDEMPNRCGIIHARGPAPVRVTNNDVQEYIKTYESKLQQFLTKTVLLSDEEIKNLGAKDAETEVEKFVQANTQELAKDKWLCPLSGKKFKGPEFIRKHIFNKHDEKVDEVRKEVQYFNNYLRDPKRPQLPEHPGTSKRPESESVRGGGGGYRPPMYPPFSAMPYGFGPPMMGGGRGGRNFPPARRELPLEHQRRLIGYHDLDAPANSDMFD, translated from the exons ATGGCTGATTCCGACGATGAGTACGACCGCAAGCGACGAGACAAATTCCGCGGAGAGCGCAGCGACAGTTACCGTACGGAACGCCGTGATGACCGTCGCGCGGTGGGCGGCTCTGCCGGTGCACGCGACGAGTGGGCGGAGCG GGGCGGAGCTTCCgcaggcggcggaggagcTCGCCACAGACCAGACTATAGCGACTACCGTGGTCCGGGAGCCAGACCACGCTATGGGTCACCCGTCCGTGATCTGCCCCCAGCCAAGCGAATGCGTCCGGACTGGGGCGACGGAGATGTGCGCGCCAATCCACGGTTCGGAG GCTATGATCCGTATTTGATGCAGGCCTGGAACGACCACTACCAGTCTATCCACTCGGCCTTTTCCCACGCCGGCCATGCCCCACCTGTTAGGGAGTCCataggcggcggcggcagcgacaTCCTTACCCAGCCGGCCATGCTCAACCTGAAGCAGTTCCTCGACACCCAGGACGAGAACATTTCTGACTCGGAAGTTATGCGCAAGTACACCGAGTATAAAACAGACTTCAAGCGCCAGCAACTAAACGAGTTTTTCGTGGCCCACAAGGATGAGGAATG gttcaaaaacaaataccaTCCCGAGGACAGTGTTAAACGCAGTGAAGAACAGCGGGGCTTCCTTcag AGGCGTACTGATGTTTTCGTGGAGTTACTTGAGAACGGAATAATAGGAAGTGTGAAGGTAGATTCTTCGCAGGGAGATGCTCTGATTCGTGTATTAGATACGTGCGTTATAAAGCTGGAGGGCGGCACTGACGAGGACCTTAAAGTCCTAGACGAGAAACCCAAGGATCTAGTAGTATATGAACGAAAGACGGAGCCTATGGAGTCCGTCAAGGCGATGGAGAAAGCTATTAACAGTCCCAAAGAGGAGAAGATTAGAGAGGAAGATCCATTGCCAGCGGTCCTGTCGCCACAACGAAAAACTGAGAGGTCTGTTAATTCTGACGAAGAGAACTGGAAGGACGAGGATGCAGATAATGCAGCGTCAAAAAAAGAGTTGGGGGAGCATTCGAAAGAAACCGATTCCAAACCTGAGGACAAACAGTtgaacaagaaaaagacaaaaaaacgCAAACGCAACAGTAGCGATGATGACAGCTCCTCTTCCGAATCCAGTTCTAGCTCAGATGAAGAGAAACTTAAGGAAAAGTATGATGTTGAAGATGGCCTCAGGGCCGAACAAAAAGCCGAGGCGGAAAAGGACAGACAAGAAGCGGGCAAAGCAAAACGGGAACCAGAAAGTTCTAAACTGGAAGAGCTCGTAGGAAAGGAAATTATTGGTCCAAAAGAACTAGACTCAAAAATCAATACTGCTGAGAATGACGATACGCTGAAGTCACCTGAAATTTCTCCGAGTCCGATTAAGAGAACGGATaatggaaatggcaacaaaGTAGAAGATGAAGAGAAGCCCTCTGTTGATGAAAACAAGGTTGTCGAAACCGAAACTATTGATCTAGACAAAGTAAAGGATGGCCAGCCTAGGGCTTTGCATAGGACTTCTTCTATCTTTCTACGAAACTTGGCCCCCTCGATAACCAGAGCAGAGATCGAGGCTGTGTGCAACCGTTTTACCGGCTACTTAAGGGTGGCTATTGCAGACCCCTTGGTAGAACGTCGTTGGTATCGCAGAGGTTGGATAACCTTCATGCGAGACGTCAACATCAAAGAGATTTGCTGGGGACTAAACAATCAGCGACTGAGAGACTGTGAAATGGGAGCCATCGTCAATCGGGACCTCAGCCGACGGGTACGTCCAGCCAATGGTATAACCGCCCACAAACAAGTGGTGCGATCAGACATTAAACTGTGCGCCAAGATCGCTTTAAATCTGGATGAGAGATTTAGACTATGGGCGGAGGTGCCGACAGATGATTCCAATTCCGCCCGAGCGGACGAGTCCTCTGAAAATGGAAGCGGCTCCACGTATGgtttcaattcaaaaaaccCGGTGCTGCAAAACATCACTGATTACCTTATCGAAGAGGCGTCAGCCGAGGAAGATGAGCTTCTTGGCCTTACCGGCGAAAACAAGGACTCTGACGGCGAAGCCATTGAGCGTGACGAGCAGCTTATATGCGTTCTTGACCGCCTTGTACTTTACTTACGTATAGTGCACTCAGTGGACTATTACAACCATTGTGAGTATCCATATGAAGATGAGATGCCAAACCGATGCGGCATTATCCATGCCCGCGGTCCAGCTCCTGTTCGGGTGACAAACAACGACGTGCAAGAGTATATTAAGACATACGAAAGCAAGTTGCAACAGTTTCTTACTAAGACTGTGCTACTGAGTGACGAAGAGATAAAGAACCTTGGCGCAAAGGACGCCGAAACCGAAGTGGAAAAGTTTGTGCAAGCGAACACTCAGGAGCTGGCGAAGGACAAATGGTTATGCCCTCTGTCGGGTAAGAAGTTTAAGGGCCCCGAGTTCATCCGCAAGCACATTTTCAACAAGCACGATGAAAAGGTTGACGAGGTGCGCAAGGAGGTGCAATACTTTAACAACTATCTGCGCGATCCTAAGCGTCCGCAGCTTCCCGAA
- the LOC122623269 gene encoding serrate RNA effector molecule homolog isoform X1: MADSDDEYDRKRRDKFRGERSDSYRTERRDDRRAVGGSAGARDEWAERNPFRGGASAGGGGARHRPDYSDYRGPGARPRYGSPVRDLPPAKRMRPDWGDGDVRANPRFGGYDPYLMQAWNDHYQSIHSAFSHAGHAPPVRESIGGGGSDILTQPAMLNLKQFLDTQDENISDSEVMRKYTEYKTDFKRQQLNEFFVAHKDEEWFKNKYHPEDSVKRSEEQRGFLQRRTDVFVELLENGIIGSVKVDSSQGDALIRVLDTCVIKLEGGTDEDLKVLDEKPKDLVVYERKTEPMESVKAMEKAINSPKEEKIREEDPLPAVLSPQRKTERSVNSDEENWKDEDADNAASKKELGEHSKETDSKPEDKQLNKKKTKKRKRNSSDDDSSSSESSSSSDEEKLKEKYDVEDGLRAEQKAEAEKDRQEAGKAKREPESSKLEELVGKEIIGPKELDSKINTAENDDTLKSPEISPSPIKRTDNGNGNKVEDEEKPSVDENKVVETETIDLDKVKDGQPRALHRTSSIFLRNLAPSITRAEIEAVCNRFTGYLRVAIADPLVERRWYRRGWITFMRDVNIKEICWGLNNQRLRDCEMGAIVNRDLSRRVRPANGITAHKQVVRSDIKLCAKIALNLDERFRLWAEVPTDDSNSARADESSENGSGSTYGFNSKNPVLQNITDYLIEEASAEEDELLGLTGENKDSDGEAIERDEQLICVLDRLVLYLRIVHSVDYYNHCEYPYEDEMPNRCGIIHARGPAPVRVTNNDVQEYIKTYESKLQQFLTKTVLLSDEEIKNLGAKDAETEVEKFVQANTQELAKDKWLCPLSGKKFKGPEFIRKHIFNKHDEKVDEVRKEVQYFNNYLRDPKRPQLPEHPGTSKRPESESVRGGGGGYRPPMYPPFSAMPYGFGPPMMGGGRGGRNFPPARRELPLEHQRRLIGYHDLDAPANSDMFD; the protein is encoded by the exons ATGGCTGATTCCGACGATGAGTACGACCGCAAGCGACGAGACAAATTCCGCGGAGAGCGCAGCGACAGTTACCGTACGGAACGCCGTGATGACCGTCGCGCGGTGGGCGGCTCTGCCGGTGCACGCGACGAGTGGGCGGAGCG CAATCCCTTCAGGGGCGGAGCTTCCgcaggcggcggaggagcTCGCCACAGACCAGACTATAGCGACTACCGTGGTCCGGGAGCCAGACCACGCTATGGGTCACCCGTCCGTGATCTGCCCCCAGCCAAGCGAATGCGTCCGGACTGGGGCGACGGAGATGTGCGCGCCAATCCACGGTTCGGAG GCTATGATCCGTATTTGATGCAGGCCTGGAACGACCACTACCAGTCTATCCACTCGGCCTTTTCCCACGCCGGCCATGCCCCACCTGTTAGGGAGTCCataggcggcggcggcagcgacaTCCTTACCCAGCCGGCCATGCTCAACCTGAAGCAGTTCCTCGACACCCAGGACGAGAACATTTCTGACTCGGAAGTTATGCGCAAGTACACCGAGTATAAAACAGACTTCAAGCGCCAGCAACTAAACGAGTTTTTCGTGGCCCACAAGGATGAGGAATG gttcaaaaacaaataccaTCCCGAGGACAGTGTTAAACGCAGTGAAGAACAGCGGGGCTTCCTTcag AGGCGTACTGATGTTTTCGTGGAGTTACTTGAGAACGGAATAATAGGAAGTGTGAAGGTAGATTCTTCGCAGGGAGATGCTCTGATTCGTGTATTAGATACGTGCGTTATAAAGCTGGAGGGCGGCACTGACGAGGACCTTAAAGTCCTAGACGAGAAACCCAAGGATCTAGTAGTATATGAACGAAAGACGGAGCCTATGGAGTCCGTCAAGGCGATGGAGAAAGCTATTAACAGTCCCAAAGAGGAGAAGATTAGAGAGGAAGATCCATTGCCAGCGGTCCTGTCGCCACAACGAAAAACTGAGAGGTCTGTTAATTCTGACGAAGAGAACTGGAAGGACGAGGATGCAGATAATGCAGCGTCAAAAAAAGAGTTGGGGGAGCATTCGAAAGAAACCGATTCCAAACCTGAGGACAAACAGTtgaacaagaaaaagacaaaaaaacgCAAACGCAACAGTAGCGATGATGACAGCTCCTCTTCCGAATCCAGTTCTAGCTCAGATGAAGAGAAACTTAAGGAAAAGTATGATGTTGAAGATGGCCTCAGGGCCGAACAAAAAGCCGAGGCGGAAAAGGACAGACAAGAAGCGGGCAAAGCAAAACGGGAACCAGAAAGTTCTAAACTGGAAGAGCTCGTAGGAAAGGAAATTATTGGTCCAAAAGAACTAGACTCAAAAATCAATACTGCTGAGAATGACGATACGCTGAAGTCACCTGAAATTTCTCCGAGTCCGATTAAGAGAACGGATaatggaaatggcaacaaaGTAGAAGATGAAGAGAAGCCCTCTGTTGATGAAAACAAGGTTGTCGAAACCGAAACTATTGATCTAGACAAAGTAAAGGATGGCCAGCCTAGGGCTTTGCATAGGACTTCTTCTATCTTTCTACGAAACTTGGCCCCCTCGATAACCAGAGCAGAGATCGAGGCTGTGTGCAACCGTTTTACCGGCTACTTAAGGGTGGCTATTGCAGACCCCTTGGTAGAACGTCGTTGGTATCGCAGAGGTTGGATAACCTTCATGCGAGACGTCAACATCAAAGAGATTTGCTGGGGACTAAACAATCAGCGACTGAGAGACTGTGAAATGGGAGCCATCGTCAATCGGGACCTCAGCCGACGGGTACGTCCAGCCAATGGTATAACCGCCCACAAACAAGTGGTGCGATCAGACATTAAACTGTGCGCCAAGATCGCTTTAAATCTGGATGAGAGATTTAGACTATGGGCGGAGGTGCCGACAGATGATTCCAATTCCGCCCGAGCGGACGAGTCCTCTGAAAATGGAAGCGGCTCCACGTATGgtttcaattcaaaaaaccCGGTGCTGCAAAACATCACTGATTACCTTATCGAAGAGGCGTCAGCCGAGGAAGATGAGCTTCTTGGCCTTACCGGCGAAAACAAGGACTCTGACGGCGAAGCCATTGAGCGTGACGAGCAGCTTATATGCGTTCTTGACCGCCTTGTACTTTACTTACGTATAGTGCACTCAGTGGACTATTACAACCATTGTGAGTATCCATATGAAGATGAGATGCCAAACCGATGCGGCATTATCCATGCCCGCGGTCCAGCTCCTGTTCGGGTGACAAACAACGACGTGCAAGAGTATATTAAGACATACGAAAGCAAGTTGCAACAGTTTCTTACTAAGACTGTGCTACTGAGTGACGAAGAGATAAAGAACCTTGGCGCAAAGGACGCCGAAACCGAAGTGGAAAAGTTTGTGCAAGCGAACACTCAGGAGCTGGCGAAGGACAAATGGTTATGCCCTCTGTCGGGTAAGAAGTTTAAGGGCCCCGAGTTCATCCGCAAGCACATTTTCAACAAGCACGATGAAAAGGTTGACGAGGTGCGCAAGGAGGTGCAATACTTTAACAACTATCTGCGCGATCCTAAGCGTCCGCAGCTTCCCGAA
- the LOC122623269 gene encoding serrate RNA effector molecule homolog isoform X4, producing the protein MADSDDEYDRKRRDKFRGERSDSYRTERRDDRRAVGGSAGARDEWAERGGASAGGGGARHRPDYSDYRGPGARPRYGSPVRDLPPAKRMRPDWGDGDVRANPRFGGYDPYLMQAWNDHYQSIHSAFSHAGHAPPVRESIGGGGSDILTQPAMLNLKQFLDTQDENISDSEVMRKYTEYKTDFKRQQLNEFFVAHKDEEWFKNKYHPEDSVKRSEEQRGFLQRRTDVFVELLENGIIGSVKVDSSQGDALIRVLDTCVIKLEGGTDEDLKVLDEKPKDLVVYERKTEPMESVKAMEKAINSPKEEKIREEDPLPAVLSPQRKTERSVNSDEENWKDEDADNAASKKELGEHSKETDSKPEDKQLNKKKTKKRKRNSSDDDSSSSESSSSSDEEKLKEKYDVEDGLRAEQKAEAEKDRQEAGKAKREPESSKLEELVGKEIIGPKELDSKINTAENDDTLKSPEISPSPIKRTDNGNGNKVEDEEKPSVDENKVVETETIDLDKVKDGQPRALHRTSSIFLRNLAPSITRAEIEAVCNRFTGYLRVAIADPLVERRWYRRGWITFMRDVNIKEICWGLNNQRLRDCEMGAIVNRDLSRRVRPANGITAHKQVVRSDIKLCAKIALNLDERFRLWAEVPTDDSNSARADESSENGSGSTYGFNSKNPVLQNITDYLIEEASAEEDELLGLTGENKDSDGEAIERDEQLICVLDRLVLYLRIVHSVDYYNHCEYPYEDEMPNRCGIIHARGPAPVRVTNNDVQEYIKTYESKLQQFLTKTVLLSDEEIKNLGAKDAETEVEKFVQANTQELAKDKWLCPLSGKKFKGPEFIRKHIFNKHDEKVDEVRKEVQYFNNYLRDPKRPQLPEHPGTSKRPESESVRGGGGGYRPPMYPPFSAMPYGFGPPMMGGGRGGRNFPPARRPGGFDYRPRSHYRDLDAPQEPY; encoded by the exons ATGGCTGATTCCGACGATGAGTACGACCGCAAGCGACGAGACAAATTCCGCGGAGAGCGCAGCGACAGTTACCGTACGGAACGCCGTGATGACCGTCGCGCGGTGGGCGGCTCTGCCGGTGCACGCGACGAGTGGGCGGAGCG GGGCGGAGCTTCCgcaggcggcggaggagcTCGCCACAGACCAGACTATAGCGACTACCGTGGTCCGGGAGCCAGACCACGCTATGGGTCACCCGTCCGTGATCTGCCCCCAGCCAAGCGAATGCGTCCGGACTGGGGCGACGGAGATGTGCGCGCCAATCCACGGTTCGGAG GCTATGATCCGTATTTGATGCAGGCCTGGAACGACCACTACCAGTCTATCCACTCGGCCTTTTCCCACGCCGGCCATGCCCCACCTGTTAGGGAGTCCataggcggcggcggcagcgacaTCCTTACCCAGCCGGCCATGCTCAACCTGAAGCAGTTCCTCGACACCCAGGACGAGAACATTTCTGACTCGGAAGTTATGCGCAAGTACACCGAGTATAAAACAGACTTCAAGCGCCAGCAACTAAACGAGTTTTTCGTGGCCCACAAGGATGAGGAATG gttcaaaaacaaataccaTCCCGAGGACAGTGTTAAACGCAGTGAAGAACAGCGGGGCTTCCTTcag AGGCGTACTGATGTTTTCGTGGAGTTACTTGAGAACGGAATAATAGGAAGTGTGAAGGTAGATTCTTCGCAGGGAGATGCTCTGATTCGTGTATTAGATACGTGCGTTATAAAGCTGGAGGGCGGCACTGACGAGGACCTTAAAGTCCTAGACGAGAAACCCAAGGATCTAGTAGTATATGAACGAAAGACGGAGCCTATGGAGTCCGTCAAGGCGATGGAGAAAGCTATTAACAGTCCCAAAGAGGAGAAGATTAGAGAGGAAGATCCATTGCCAGCGGTCCTGTCGCCACAACGAAAAACTGAGAGGTCTGTTAATTCTGACGAAGAGAACTGGAAGGACGAGGATGCAGATAATGCAGCGTCAAAAAAAGAGTTGGGGGAGCATTCGAAAGAAACCGATTCCAAACCTGAGGACAAACAGTtgaacaagaaaaagacaaaaaaacgCAAACGCAACAGTAGCGATGATGACAGCTCCTCTTCCGAATCCAGTTCTAGCTCAGATGAAGAGAAACTTAAGGAAAAGTATGATGTTGAAGATGGCCTCAGGGCCGAACAAAAAGCCGAGGCGGAAAAGGACAGACAAGAAGCGGGCAAAGCAAAACGGGAACCAGAAAGTTCTAAACTGGAAGAGCTCGTAGGAAAGGAAATTATTGGTCCAAAAGAACTAGACTCAAAAATCAATACTGCTGAGAATGACGATACGCTGAAGTCACCTGAAATTTCTCCGAGTCCGATTAAGAGAACGGATaatggaaatggcaacaaaGTAGAAGATGAAGAGAAGCCCTCTGTTGATGAAAACAAGGTTGTCGAAACCGAAACTATTGATCTAGACAAAGTAAAGGATGGCCAGCCTAGGGCTTTGCATAGGACTTCTTCTATCTTTCTACGAAACTTGGCCCCCTCGATAACCAGAGCAGAGATCGAGGCTGTGTGCAACCGTTTTACCGGCTACTTAAGGGTGGCTATTGCAGACCCCTTGGTAGAACGTCGTTGGTATCGCAGAGGTTGGATAACCTTCATGCGAGACGTCAACATCAAAGAGATTTGCTGGGGACTAAACAATCAGCGACTGAGAGACTGTGAAATGGGAGCCATCGTCAATCGGGACCTCAGCCGACGGGTACGTCCAGCCAATGGTATAACCGCCCACAAACAAGTGGTGCGATCAGACATTAAACTGTGCGCCAAGATCGCTTTAAATCTGGATGAGAGATTTAGACTATGGGCGGAGGTGCCGACAGATGATTCCAATTCCGCCCGAGCGGACGAGTCCTCTGAAAATGGAAGCGGCTCCACGTATGgtttcaattcaaaaaaccCGGTGCTGCAAAACATCACTGATTACCTTATCGAAGAGGCGTCAGCCGAGGAAGATGAGCTTCTTGGCCTTACCGGCGAAAACAAGGACTCTGACGGCGAAGCCATTGAGCGTGACGAGCAGCTTATATGCGTTCTTGACCGCCTTGTACTTTACTTACGTATAGTGCACTCAGTGGACTATTACAACCATTGTGAGTATCCATATGAAGATGAGATGCCAAACCGATGCGGCATTATCCATGCCCGCGGTCCAGCTCCTGTTCGGGTGACAAACAACGACGTGCAAGAGTATATTAAGACATACGAAAGCAAGTTGCAACAGTTTCTTACTAAGACTGTGCTACTGAGTGACGAAGAGATAAAGAACCTTGGCGCAAAGGACGCCGAAACCGAAGTGGAAAAGTTTGTGCAAGCGAACACTCAGGAGCTGGCGAAGGACAAATGGTTATGCCCTCTGTCGGGTAAGAAGTTTAAGGGCCCCGAGTTCATCCGCAAGCACATTTTCAACAAGCACGATGAAAAGGTTGACGAGGTGCGCAAGGAGGTGCAATACTTTAACAACTATCTGCGCGATCCTAAGCGTCCGCAGCTTCCCGAA